In Enterobacter pseudoroggenkampii, the following proteins share a genomic window:
- the rpmJ gene encoding 50S ribosomal protein L36 produces MKVRASVKKLCRNCKIVKRDGVIRVICSAEPKHKQRQG; encoded by the coding sequence ATGAAAGTTCGTGCTTCCGTCAAGAAATTATGCCGTAACTGCAAAATCGTTAAGCGTGATGGTGTCATCCGTGTGATTTGCAGTGCCGAGCCGAAGCATAAACAGCGCCAAGGCTGA